From the Cystobacter ferrugineus genome, the window CGGTGCCCACCACCAGCGTGGTGTCTTCCGCGCAGACCAGGAAGTGATCCGCCGGGGTCTGGTTCATCATGCTGTGAATCGAGAGGACCCATTCGTCCTCGGTGAAGAACCCGTTGCTCCGCTCTTCACCGTCGACGACGTAGTACTGGCGGACGCAGCCCCGGAGGACGAAGTAGGCCTCGGTGCTGACCTGGCCCGCCATGAGCAGGTGCGTGCCTTTCGGACAGGCCTTCACCACCATGCTGTCCAGGATGGCCTGGGCTTCCTCGTCCGACAGAGGAGAGATGCGGCGGAAGTAGTCGACGAGCTTGTGGTTCATGGGAGCACTGCGCGACCGGCGGGAGCCCCATCATCCCACCGGCTCGGCGGACGTGGCCCGAAAAAAAACCCATGTAGCGCAGGCAGGGGCTCCACGGGGGCCAAGAGAGCCAGGCCCCTGCCGTGCATGGGAGCGCGGCCAGGGCCGGAGTG encodes:
- a CDS encoding Crp/Fnr family transcriptional regulator, with translation MNHKLVDYFRRISPLSDEEAQAILDSMVVKACPKGTHLLMAGQVSTEAYFVLRGCVRQYYVVDGEERSNGFFTEDEWVLSIHSMMNQTPADHFLVCAEDTTLVVGTGQREGDLYRRFPRFESISRMVMQKVLAEQQERFASYLTDTPEQRYLKLSQTRPDILQRIPQYQLASYIGVKPESLSRIRKRIATRGKPATPRRKA